From Gammaproteobacteria bacterium, a single genomic window includes:
- a CDS encoding antibiotic biosynthesis monooxygenase codes for MFIAMNRFRIVRGREDEFVSVWKNRESHLEGVPGFREFHLLQGPTDAQATLFASHSLWDSRAAFEEWTRSEAFRRAHANAGTARDLYLGPPQFEGFDAVI; via the coding sequence ATGTTTATCGCAATGAACCGGTTCCGGATCGTGCGCGGGCGGGAGGACGAATTCGTCTCCGTATGGAAGAACCGCGAGAGCCACCTCGAAGGCGTGCCGGGATTCCGGGAGTTTCATCTGCTGCAGGGACCGACGGACGCCCAGGCGACGTTGTTCGCGTCGCATTCACTGTGGGATTCCCGCGCCGCCTTCGAGGAATGGACGCGCTCGGAGGCGTTCCGGCGCGCGCATGCGAATGCCGGTACGGCGCGGGATCTCTATCTGGGGCCGCCGCAGTTCGAAGGTTTCGACGCGGTAATCTGA
- the ppk1 gene encoding polyphosphate kinase 1 produces MDLKQPDLYINRELSHLEFNWRVLLQSEDESVPLLERLRFLCIASTILDEFFEIRVAGFKQKVDVGSSQSGPDNLSPADVLKTIHARAKMLVKRQYQILNEVVLPRLAEHNIRAIRRSDWTEKQEAWLRKFFHDELLPILSPLGLDPAHPFPRMLNKSLNFIVSLTGKDAFGRNSGLAVVQVPRSLPRIIRLPEEETGGGPHDFVFLSSIIHAYADDLFHGMSVTGCYQFRVTRNSDLFVDEEEVDDLLRAVEGELFSRHYGDTVRLEIADNCPDDLVEFLLEQFGLTRDDLYRADGPVNLHRLIDIVDTVDRPELKFPSFTPSRPAQLIAGVDMFEAIRKGDILLHHPIESFAPVIEFVRQAASDPHVLSIKQTLYRTGADSAIVDSLVTAARGGKEVTVVIELRARFDEEANVKLANRLQEAGAHVVYGIVGYKTHAKMLLVVRREGRQLNHYVHLSTGNYHSRTARLYTDYGLFTCDKAIGEDVHSVFQQLTSLGKVVKLNRLLQSPFTLHKGLLQKIQREADNATAGKPARIIIKVNALIEPQLIQALYAASRAGVDIELVVRGICSLRPGLTGISDRIRVRSVIGRFLEHTRIYYFENDGAFEIYCSSADWMERNMYRRVEIAYPILDTHLRKRMYKDLQHYLKDNLQSWILNTDGSYDRIGVKGRAHPFSAQQALLESLAERA; encoded by the coding sequence ATGGACCTGAAGCAGCCCGATCTCTACATCAACCGCGAACTCAGTCACCTCGAATTCAATTGGCGCGTACTGCTGCAGTCGGAGGACGAAAGCGTCCCGCTGCTTGAGCGTCTGAGGTTCCTCTGCATCGCCTCGACCATCCTCGACGAGTTTTTCGAGATCCGCGTGGCGGGCTTCAAGCAGAAGGTCGATGTCGGCTCGTCCCAGAGCGGACCGGACAATCTCTCGCCGGCGGATGTCCTGAAGACAATCCACGCCCGCGCCAAGATGCTGGTGAAGCGCCAGTATCAGATCCTGAACGAGGTCGTGCTGCCCAGGCTGGCGGAGCACAATATCCGCGCCATCCGCCGTTCCGACTGGACCGAGAAGCAGGAGGCCTGGCTGCGCAAGTTCTTCCACGACGAACTGCTGCCCATCCTGAGTCCACTCGGGCTCGATCCCGCGCATCCGTTCCCGCGCATGCTGAACAAGAGCCTCAACTTCATCGTCTCGCTCACCGGGAAGGACGCCTTCGGGCGCAACAGCGGACTTGCCGTAGTACAGGTCCCGCGTTCGTTGCCCCGTATCATCCGTCTTCCCGAGGAAGAGACCGGCGGCGGGCCGCACGACTTCGTGTTCCTGTCCTCCATCATCCACGCCTACGCCGATGACCTGTTCCACGGCATGAGCGTCACCGGCTGTTACCAGTTCCGCGTCACCCGCAACAGCGACCTGTTCGTGGACGAGGAGGAGGTCGATGACCTGCTGCGCGCGGTGGAAGGGGAGCTGTTCTCGCGCCACTACGGCGATACGGTGCGGCTCGAGATCGCCGACAACTGCCCTGACGATCTGGTCGAGTTCCTGCTCGAGCAGTTCGGGCTGACGCGCGACGACCTCTACCGGGCGGACGGTCCGGTCAATCTCCACCGCCTGATCGATATCGTCGACACGGTGGACCGACCGGAGCTGAAGTTCCCGTCGTTCACCCCCAGCCGCCCCGCCCAGCTCATCGCCGGCGTCGACATGTTCGAGGCCATCCGCAAGGGCGACATCCTGCTGCACCATCCCATCGAATCGTTCGCCCCGGTAATAGAGTTCGTGCGCCAGGCCGCGTCCGATCCGCACGTGCTCAGCATCAAGCAGACGCTGTACCGTACGGGCGCGGACTCGGCGATCGTCGACTCGCTGGTCACCGCCGCGCGCGGCGGCAAGGAAGTGACGGTCGTCATCGAACTGCGGGCGCGCTTCGACGAAGAGGCCAATGTGAAGCTCGCCAACCGGCTGCAGGAGGCGGGCGCCCATGTCGTGTACGGCATCGTGGGCTACAAGACGCACGCCAAGATGCTGCTGGTGGTGCGGCGCGAGGGCCGGCAGCTCAACCACTACGTGCATCTGAGCACCGGCAACTACCACTCGCGCACCGCCCGCCTGTATACCGACTACGGCCTGTTCACCTGCGACAAGGCGATCGGCGAGGATGTGCACAGCGTGTTCCAGCAACTCACCAGCCTGGGCAAGGTGGTCAAGCTCAACCGTCTGCTGCAGTCGCCTTTCACCCTGCACAAGGGGCTGCTGCAGAAGATCCAGCGCGAGGCGGACAACGCCACCGCGGGAAAACCCGCGCGCATCATCATCAAGGTCAACGCCCTGATCGAGCCCCAGCTCATCCAGGCGCTCTATGCCGCCTCCCGGGCCGGCGTCGATATCGAGCTGGTCGTGCGCGGCATCTGCAGCCTGCGTCCCGGGTTGACCGGGATCTCCGATCGTATCCGCGTGCGCTCCGTCATCGGGCGCTTTCTCGAGCATACGCGCATCTATTATTTCGAAAATGACGGCGCCTTCGAGATCTATTGCTCCAGCGCGGACTGGATGGAACGCAATATGTACCGCCGCGTCGAGATCGCCTACCCGATTCTCGACACCCACCTGCGCAAGCGGATGTACAAGGACCTGCAACACTATCTCAAGGACAACCTGCAGTCCTGGATCCTCAACACCGACGGCAGCTACGATCGCATCGGCGTCAAGGGCCGCGCGCATCCGTTCTCGGCGCAGCAGGCGCTGCTGGAATCGCTGGCGGAGCGGGCCTGA
- a CDS encoding porin yields the protein MTDSTLAFTNDASRIGFKGNEQISDGLTVTYQAETMIDLDSGGLGSGRNTYVGLADGFGEVRFGKHDTPYKMATNDMYSDTRGDYNAIIGSINGGRFR from the coding sequence ATGACAGACAGCACCCTGGCGTTCACCAACGACGCCTCGCGCATCGGGTTCAAAGGTAACGAGCAGATCAGCGACGGCCTGACCGTAACCTATCAGGCCGAGACCATGATCGACCTGGATTCCGGCGGCTTGGGCAGCGGCCGCAACACCTATGTGGGGCTGGCAGACGGCTTCGGCGAAGTGCGCTTCGGAAAACACGACACGCCGTACAAGATGGCGACCAACGATATGTACAGCGATACGCGCGGCGACTACAACGCCATCATCGGCTCCATCAACGGCGGTCGATTTCGATGA
- a CDS encoding SPFH/Band 7/PHB domain protein, with translation MVVVAVFVVLVIITIGLGVRIVPQGFKHVVQRLGKYHSTLGPGLNIIVPYIDSVAYKVTTKDIVLDIPSQEVITRDNAVIIANAVAYINIIAPEKAVYGVEDYALAIRTLVQTSLRAIVGEMDLDDALSSRDQIKARLKTAISDDIADWGITLKTVEIQDINPSQTMQKAMEEQAAAERQRRATVTRAEGEKTAAILEAEGRLEASRRDAQAQVLLAEASQMAIDKVSQAIRDQELPAVYLLGEKYIEAVRQLSGSQNSKIVVLPADLPAAVRGIMSALGK, from the coding sequence ATGGTAGTCGTAGCGGTGTTCGTCGTGCTGGTGATCATCACCATCGGGCTGGGGGTGCGCATTGTCCCGCAGGGCTTCAAGCATGTGGTGCAGCGTCTCGGCAAGTATCACTCCACCTTGGGCCCCGGTCTCAACATCATCGTCCCTTACATCGACAGCGTGGCCTACAAGGTCACGACCAAGGACATCGTGCTCGACATCCCCTCGCAGGAGGTGATCACCCGGGACAACGCCGTGATCATCGCCAACGCCGTCGCCTACATCAACATCATCGCGCCGGAGAAGGCGGTCTACGGCGTGGAAGACTATGCGCTCGCCATCCGCACCCTGGTGCAGACCTCGCTGCGCGCGATCGTCGGCGAGATGGATCTCGACGACGCGCTGTCCTCGCGCGACCAGATCAAGGCGCGGCTGAAGACCGCGATCTCGGATGACATCGCCGATTGGGGCATCACGCTGAAGACGGTGGAGATCCAGGACATCAATCCCTCGCAGACCATGCAGAAGGCGATGGAGGAGCAGGCGGCCGCTGAGCGTCAGCGCCGCGCCACCGTGACGCGCGCCGAAGGTGAGAAGACCGCCGCCATCCTGGAGGCCGAGGGCCGCCTCGAGGCCTCGCGGCGCGACGCCCAGGCCCAGGTGCTACTGGCCGAGGCGAGCCAGATGGCGATCGACAAGGTGAGCCAGGCGATCCGCGACCAGGAACTGCCGGCCGTCTATCTGCTGGGCGAGAAATATATCGAGGCCGTGCGGCAGTTGTCCGGCTCGCAGAATTCCAAGATCGTCGTCCTGCCCGCGGACCTTCCGGCCGCCGTGCGGGGCATCATGAGCGCCCTGGGAAAATAG
- a CDS encoding NfeD family protein, which produces MDYGIQDWHWLVFGMLLMIAEIFVATFFIFWFGLGALMVAAVLWFHPALGFGTQLLLWAVFSSVFAILWFRYFKPLMTDHTKAGIAREAIVGETGQVIRIPAGKTRGVVRFATPLLGSEEWPFLCEQAVETGDRVVVKDISGNTLIVEKR; this is translated from the coding sequence ATGGACTACGGGATCCAGGACTGGCACTGGCTGGTCTTCGGCATGCTGCTGATGATCGCGGAGATCTTCGTCGCGACGTTTTTCATCTTCTGGTTCGGGCTGGGCGCGCTGATGGTGGCCGCCGTGCTGTGGTTCCACCCGGCACTGGGATTCGGCACGCAATTGCTGCTGTGGGCGGTGTTCTCCTCGGTGTTTGCCATCCTCTGGTTCCGCTATTTCAAGCCATTGATGACCGACCACACCAAGGCCGGCATCGCGCGCGAGGCGATCGTCGGCGAGACCGGCCAGGTCATTCGCATCCCGGCCGGAAAGACGCGCGGCGTGGTGCGCTTCGCGACCCCGTTGCTGGGTTCGGAGGAGTGGCCGTTTCTGTGCGAGCAGGCGGTGGAGACCGGCGACCGCGTCGTTGTAAAGGATATCTCGGGCAACACCCTCATCGTCGAAAAACGATGA
- a CDS encoding efflux RND transporter periplasmic adaptor subunit, with translation MPAAPSPRRFRHPALALTAALLLAAGPAAAATAVIVSEARIQQLDDRIEALGTLKANESVQLSSSITETVSAIHFDDGDRVAAGKLLVEMTSDEEHAQLEEARATVDEARRQYERVQSLQQQGTAAASLLDERRRDLETARARLGAIESRLKDRLIKAPFAGVIGLRNVSLGALVEPGDPIATLDDDSRMKLEFPVPSLYLDSLRTGLPVLAVTAAYGAREFHGVVTAIDSRIDPVTRTVLVRAVLPNADRSLRPGLLMQVNLLRNIRQGLVIPEEALMPLGDRQFVLVVDGNAGNTVARREVRLGARRPGQAEILDGLVAGDKVVTHGTTRVKPGDQVDIVAVDDGTVPLAKLLEKMP, from the coding sequence GTGCCCGCCGCGCCCAGCCCCCGCCGTTTTCGCCACCCCGCCCTTGCCCTTACCGCCGCGCTGCTCCTCGCGGCCGGCCCCGCGGCGGCGGCCACCGCAGTGATCGTCTCCGAGGCCCGGATCCAGCAGCTCGACGATCGTATCGAGGCCCTCGGCACGCTCAAGGCCAACGAATCGGTGCAGTTGTCTTCTTCCATCACCGAGACCGTGAGCGCAATCCACTTCGACGACGGCGACCGCGTTGCCGCGGGCAAACTGCTGGTCGAGATGACCAGCGACGAGGAGCACGCGCAGCTCGAGGAGGCGCGCGCGACCGTCGACGAGGCGCGGCGCCAGTATGAACGCGTGCAATCCCTGCAACAGCAGGGCACCGCCGCCGCCTCGCTGCTCGACGAACGCCGGCGCGACCTGGAAACCGCGCGGGCGCGCCTCGGCGCGATCGAGTCGCGCCTCAAGGATCGCCTCATCAAGGCGCCGTTCGCCGGCGTCATCGGCTTGCGCAACGTCAGTCTCGGCGCGCTGGTGGAGCCCGGCGACCCGATCGCCACGCTGGACGACGACAGCCGGATGAAGCTGGAATTTCCCGTGCCCAGCCTGTATCTGGACAGCCTGCGCACCGGGCTGCCGGTCCTCGCCGTCACCGCCGCCTACGGCGCGCGCGAGTTCCACGGCGTGGTCACCGCCATCGACAGCCGCATCGATCCGGTGACGCGCACGGTGCTGGTCCGCGCGGTGCTGCCGAACGCCGATCGCAGCCTGCGCCCCGGGCTGCTGATGCAGGTGAATCTGCTGCGCAATATCCGGCAGGGCCTGGTAATCCCGGAGGAGGCGCTGATGCCGCTCGGCGACAGGCAGTTCGTGCTGGTGGTGGACGGGAACGCTGGGAATACCGTGGCGCGACGCGAGGTCCGTCTCGGCGCGCGCCGTCCGGGCCAGGCCGAAATCCTGGACGGACTGGTCGCCGGCGACAAGGTCGTCACCCACGGCACGACGCGCGTCAAGCCAGGAGATCAGGTCGACATCGTGGCCGTCGATGACGGCACGGTGCCGCTGGCGAAGCTGCTGGAGAAGATGCCCTAA
- a CDS encoding efflux RND transporter permease subunit has protein sequence MMLSDVSVRRPVFATVLSLLLIAFGLVSFERLPLREYPDIDSPVVSVEVSYRGASANVVETRITKLVEDRIAGVEGIRFIESSSEDGRSRVTIEFEVDRDIDAAANDVRDRIAGIIDDLPDEADPPEIQKVDSNEDVIMWLNLASDRMSVPELTDYASRYLIDRFSVLSGVARVRIGGEQIYAMRIWLDRQALAARNLTVTEVEDALRAENVELPAGSIDSGNRQFTVRVQRQFSTAEDFTRLVLARGADGYLVRLGDVARVERGTEEDRLFFRGNGVPMVGIGIIKQSTANTLEVARLAKEEAARINPTLPEGMEIRQSYDSSVFVEGAIHEVYKTLLIAIALVIGVIYLFLGSARATLVPAVTVPVSLIATFTVLHILGFSINILTLLALVLAIGLVVDDAIVVIENIHRRMEQYGESRLVAAFRGTRQVGFAVVATTIVLIAVFVPIVFLQGDLGRLFSEFALTMAAAVAFSAFVALSLSPMLASKVLSGAGHTRLTDSIDRVFGAVRRGYHVALRGTLRHAWVVGVVFIGIFAAALWLLREIPSEYTPKEDRGAFFVMVTAPEGASYEYIARYMDEVERRLMPLVENGEITRLLVRAPTAFGNVEIFNRGIAIVVLNDWGKRRSAWDIMDDVRTRLDGLSGVQAFPVMRQGFGGRTRKPVQFVLGGGTYEELAQWRDILLAKINENNPGLQGLDWDYKETKPQLGVTIDYNRAADLGVTVSAIGRTLETLLGSRRVTTYLDDGEEYDVILQGEREAQRSPASLENIYIRSDRSGELIPLSNLVTLEDFADSISLNRFNRVRAITLEANLADGLALGDALDYLENLVRENLPPNVIIDYKGQSRDFKLSSGSITFIFLLGLAVVFLVLAALFESWIHPLIVILTVPLAMIGALFGLYAFGMSLNIFSQIGLLMLVGLAAKNGILIVEFANQLRDAGRPFHDALMEAAEIRLRPIIMTNLTTAAGAIPLLISSGAGTETRAVIGTVILCGVIAATFFTLFVVPVAYQLLARRTGSPGDVARQLEQETAAQPEPRQDATQPS, from the coding sequence ATGATGCTGTCGGACGTATCGGTCAGGCGGCCGGTCTTCGCCACCGTCCTGTCCCTGTTGCTGATCGCCTTCGGGCTGGTCTCCTTCGAACGCCTGCCGCTGCGCGAATACCCCGACATCGACTCGCCGGTGGTCTCGGTCGAGGTATCGTACCGCGGGGCCTCCGCCAACGTGGTCGAGACCCGCATCACCAAGCTGGTCGAGGACCGCATTGCGGGCGTCGAGGGCATCCGCTTCATCGAGTCCAGCAGCGAGGACGGCCGCTCCCGCGTCACCATTGAATTCGAGGTGGACCGCGACATCGACGCGGCGGCCAATGACGTGCGCGACCGCATCGCCGGCATCATCGACGACCTGCCGGACGAGGCCGATCCGCCCGAGATCCAGAAGGTCGACAGCAACGAGGACGTGATCATGTGGCTCAATCTGGCGAGCGACCGCATGAGCGTCCCCGAACTCACCGACTATGCCAGCCGCTACCTGATCGACCGCTTCTCGGTGCTGAGCGGCGTGGCGCGGGTGCGCATCGGCGGTGAGCAGATCTATGCCATGCGCATTTGGCTCGACCGCCAGGCGCTGGCGGCGCGCAACCTGACGGTGACCGAGGTGGAGGATGCGTTGCGCGCCGAAAACGTCGAGCTGCCGGCCGGCAGCATCGACTCCGGCAACCGCCAGTTCACCGTGCGCGTGCAGCGGCAGTTCTCCACCGCGGAGGATTTCACGCGACTGGTACTGGCGCGCGGGGCCGACGGCTACCTGGTCCGGCTCGGCGACGTGGCGCGCGTGGAACGCGGGACCGAGGAGGACCGCCTGTTCTTCCGCGGCAACGGCGTCCCGATGGTCGGCATCGGCATCATCAAGCAGTCCACCGCCAATACCCTGGAGGTGGCGCGCCTGGCCAAGGAGGAGGCGGCGCGCATCAATCCCACCCTGCCGGAGGGCATGGAGATCCGGCAGAGCTACGATTCCTCGGTGTTCGTCGAGGGCGCCATCCACGAGGTCTACAAGACGCTGCTGATCGCCATCGCGCTGGTCATCGGCGTGATCTATCTGTTCCTCGGCAGCGCGCGCGCCACGCTGGTGCCGGCGGTCACGGTGCCGGTGTCGCTGATCGCCACCTTCACGGTGCTGCACATCCTCGGCTTCTCCATCAACATCCTGACCCTGCTGGCGCTGGTGCTGGCCATCGGCCTGGTGGTCGACGACGCGATCGTGGTCATCGAAAACATCCACCGCCGCATGGAGCAGTACGGCGAGTCACGCCTCGTGGCCGCCTTCCGCGGCACGCGCCAGGTCGGTTTCGCCGTCGTCGCGACGACCATCGTGCTGATCGCGGTGTTCGTGCCGATCGTCTTCCTGCAGGGGGACCTGGGCCGCCTGTTCTCCGAATTCGCCCTGACCATGGCGGCGGCGGTCGCCTTCTCCGCCTTCGTCGCCCTGTCGCTGTCACCGATGCTGGCCTCCAAGGTGCTGAGCGGCGCCGGGCATACCCGGCTGACCGACTCCATCGACCGCGTCTTCGGCGCGGTGCGGCGCGGCTATCATGTCGCGCTGCGCGGCACGCTGCGGCATGCCTGGGTCGTCGGCGTGGTCTTCATCGGCATCTTCGCGGCCGCCCTCTGGCTGTTGCGCGAGATCCCGAGCGAATACACCCCCAAGGAGGATCGCGGCGCCTTCTTCGTCATGGTCACCGCGCCGGAGGGCGCTTCCTACGAATACATCGCCCGCTATATGGACGAGGTGGAGCGGCGCCTGATGCCGCTGGTCGAGAACGGCGAGATCACCCGCCTGCTGGTGCGCGCGCCGACCGCCTTCGGCAATGTCGAGATCTTCAACCGCGGCATCGCGATCGTCGTGCTGAACGACTGGGGCAAGCGGCGCTCGGCCTGGGACATCATGGACGACGTACGCACCCGCCTCGACGGGCTCAGCGGGGTACAGGCGTTTCCCGTCATGCGGCAGGGCTTCGGCGGCCGCACCCGCAAGCCGGTGCAGTTCGTCCTCGGCGGCGGCACCTACGAGGAACTGGCGCAGTGGCGCGACATCCTGCTGGCGAAGATCAATGAGAACAACCCCGGGCTGCAGGGTCTCGACTGGGATTACAAGGAAACCAAGCCGCAACTCGGCGTGACCATCGACTATAACCGCGCCGCCGATCTCGGCGTCACCGTCAGCGCGATCGGCCGCACCCTGGAGACTCTGCTGGGATCGCGCCGCGTCACCACCTACCTCGACGACGGCGAGGAATATGACGTCATCCTGCAGGGTGAACGCGAGGCGCAGCGTTCGCCCGCGAGCCTGGAGAACATCTATATCCGCTCCGATCGCAGCGGCGAACTCATCCCGCTGTCGAACCTCGTGACGCTGGAAGACTTCGCCGACTCGATCTCGCTCAACCGTTTCAACCGCGTGCGCGCCATCACGCTGGAGGCCAACCTGGCCGACGGGCTCGCCCTGGGTGATGCGCTGGATTACCTGGAAAACCTGGTGCGCGAGAACCTGCCGCCGAACGTCATCATCGACTACAAGGGTCAGTCGCGCGACTTCAAGCTCAGCAGCGGCTCGATCACCTTCATCTTCCTGCTCGGCCTCGCGGTCGTGTTCCTCGTGCTGGCGGCCCTGTTCGAGAGCTGGATCCATCCGCTCATCGTCATCCTCACCGTGCCGCTGGCGATGATCGGGGCCCTGTTCGGACTGTATGCCTTCGGGATGTCGCTCAACATCTTCAGCCAGATCGGCCTGCTGATGCTGGTCGGACTGGCGGCCAAGAACGGCATCCTGATCGTGGAATTCGCCAACCAGCTGCGCGACGCGGGCAGGCCGTTCCATGACGCCCTGATGGAAGCGGCCGAGATACGCCTGCGCCCGATCATCATGACCAACCTGACGACCGCCGCCGGCGCCATACCGCTGCTGATCTCTTCCGGCGCGGGCACCGAGACCCGCGCCGTCATCGGCACGGTCATCCTGTGCGGCGTGATCGCGGCGACCTTCTTCACCCTGTTCGTCGTCCCTGTGGCCTATCAGCTGCTGGCACGCCGCACCGGCTCGCCCGGCGACGTCGCGCGGCAACTGGAACAGGAGACGGCGGCACAGCCGGAACCGCGCCAGGATGCGACGCAACCCTCGTAG
- a CDS encoding histidine phosphatase family protein has translation MTTRTLLILRHAKSDRDGDAVDDFARPLSARGRRDAPRMGRWLRAHGLRPDFVLSSPALRTRQTTEAVLEALELPQDRLRYDDRLYLAGVDTLLAVIAECPVRTGMLLLVGHNPGLEELLERLSAEAPPRNAAGKLLTAGALARLSMRQTWKNPMPHGAALIDLVRPRELED, from the coding sequence ATGACGACACGGACCCTGCTTATCCTGCGCCACGCCAAGTCGGATCGCGACGGCGACGCCGTTGATGATTTCGCGCGTCCGCTCTCCGCGCGCGGGCGGCGCGACGCCCCACGCATGGGCCGCTGGCTGCGCGCGCACGGACTGAGACCCGACTTCGTGCTGAGTTCGCCCGCCTTGCGTACACGTCAAACGACGGAAGCGGTGCTGGAGGCGCTCGAACTGCCGCAGGACCGCCTTCGCTACGACGACCGCCTGTATCTCGCCGGGGTCGATACCCTGCTCGCCGTGATCGCGGAATGTCCCGTCCGCACCGGGATGCTGCTCCTGGTTGGTCATAATCCTGGGCTCGAGGAACTGCTGGAGCGGCTCAGCGCCGAAGCCCCGCCGCGCAACGCCGCGGGCAAGCTGCTCACCGCCGGGGCGCTCGCGCGCCTGTCGATGCGGCAGACCTGGAAGAACCCGATGCCCCATGGCGCGGCCCTGATCGACCTGGTCCGTCCACGCGAGTTGGAAGACTGA
- a CDS encoding AAA family ATPase, translating to MKVIACYNIKGGVGKTASTVNLSYLSAREGFRTLVWDLDPQGASSFYFRIRPTVGAGAAGLVRDELSLEKVVKGTDYENLDLVPADFSYRNMDLFLDGEKKPKQRVEKLLKPLEETYDYVFLDCPPGISLLSENVFMAADVLLVPLIPTTLSLRTLDQLLQFCQQEGLNDFSVLPFFTMVDARKALHRRIVEELPKRMPNVLTNHIPYSSEIEQMGLRRAPVNIFAGHTRPAHCYEDLWWEIKVRLEWL from the coding sequence ATGAAGGTAATCGCCTGTTACAACATCAAGGGCGGAGTGGGCAAGACGGCTTCGACGGTGAATCTGTCGTATCTGTCGGCGCGAGAGGGTTTCCGCACCCTGGTGTGGGACCTCGACCCGCAGGGGGCCTCGAGTTTTTATTTCCGCATCCGTCCCACTGTGGGCGCTGGAGCGGCGGGGCTGGTGCGCGACGAGCTGTCACTGGAGAAAGTCGTCAAGGGCACCGATTACGAGAATCTGGATCTGGTGCCGGCGGATTTCTCCTATCGCAACATGGATCTTTTCCTGGACGGCGAGAAGAAACCGAAACAGCGCGTGGAGAAGCTGCTGAAGCCCCTGGAGGAGACCTATGACTACGTCTTCCTCGATTGTCCGCCGGGTATCTCGCTGTTGTCGGAGAACGTCTTCATGGCGGCCGACGTGCTGCTGGTGCCGCTGATCCCGACCACGTTGTCGCTGCGCACGCTGGACCAGCTGCTGCAGTTCTGCCAGCAGGAGGGGCTGAATGATTTCAGCGTCCTGCCGTTTTTCACCATGGTCGACGCGCGCAAGGCGCTGCACCGCCGCATCGTCGAGGAGTTGCCGAAGCGCATGCCGAACGTGCTCACCAACCACATCCCGTACAGCAGTGAGATCGAGCAGATGGGCCTGCGCCGGGCGCCCGTGAACATCTTCGCCGGGCATACCCGACCCGCCCATTGCTATGAAGATCTGTGGTGGGAAATCAAGGTCCGGCTCGAATGGCTGTAA